The Myotis daubentonii chromosome 21, mMyoDau2.1, whole genome shotgun sequence genome window below encodes:
- the LOC132223023 gene encoding zinc finger protein 135-like, whose protein sequence is MRCRSSLTKFNPSAWGVDTSGILQSRLLCQEQVHSGGKRYEYTDSGKSFSESSKIIRHQRIHTGEKPYECCECGKAFTRNSSLLIHKRVHTGEKPYECSECGKTFRENSHLLIHRRVHTGEKPYEYGECGKSFRDNSHLLIHKRVHTGEKPYECSECGKTFRQNSHLLIHRRVHTGEKPYECGECGKSFRDNSQLLIHKSRVHTGEKPYVCRECGKPFRLNTQLLIHKRVHTGEKPYECSECGKSFRQNSHLLIHRRVHTGEKPYECGECGKSFRDNSHLLNHKRVHTGEKPHVCSECGKAFNCNYSLIHKRVHTGEKPYECGECGKSFRVSSLLLIHKRVHTGEKPYKCSECGKSFRQNSHLFIHKRVHTGEKRYECGECGKSFSQNSQLLIHKRVHTGEKPYVCRECGKSFSQNSQLLI, encoded by the exons AGTTCACTCTGGAGGAAAGCGGTATGAGTACACAGATTctgggaagtccttcagtgagAGTTCCAAGAtcattcgacatcagagaattcacactggagaaaagccttatgagtgttgtgaatgtgggaaagcttttacccGCAATAGTTCCCTTCTTATACacaagagagttcatacaggagaaaaaccttatgaatgtagtgaatgtgggaagacttttagggaaaatagtcacctccttatccacaggagagttcacactggagaaaaaccttatgaatatggtgaatgtgggaagtcttttagggataatagtcatctccttatccacaagagagttcacactggagaaaaaccttatgaatgtagtgaatgtgggaagacttttaggcaaaatagtcacctccttatccacaggagagttcacactggagaaaaaccttatgaatgtggtgaatgtgggaagtcttttagggataacagtcagctccttatccacaagagt agagttcacactggagaaaaaccttatgtgtGTCGTGAATGTGGGAAGCCTTTTAGGCTAAATactcagctccttatccacaagagagttcacactggagaaaaaccttatgaatgtagtgaatgtggtaagtcttttaggcaaaacagtcacctccttatccacaggagagttcacactggagaaaaaccttatgaatgtggtgaatgtgggaagtcttttcgGGATAATAGTCATCTCCTTAatcacaagagagttcacactggagaaaagcctcatgtgtgtagtgaatgtgggaaagcttttaactGCAATTATTCTCTTATCCACAAgcgagttcacactggagaaaaaccttatgaatgtggtgaatgtggaaagtcttttaggGTTAGTAGCctgctccttatccacaagagagttcacactggagaaaaaccttataaatgtagtgaatgcggaaagtcttttaggcaaaatagtcacctctttatccacaagagagttcacactggagaaaaacgttatgaatgtggtgaatgtgggaaatcctttagccaaaatagtcagctccttatccacaagagagttcacactggagaaaaaccttatgtgtgtcgtgaatgtgggaaatcctttagccaaaatagtcagctccttatc